The following coding sequences are from one Euwallacea fornicatus isolate EFF26 chromosome 8, ASM4011564v1, whole genome shotgun sequence window:
- the TBCD gene encoding tubulin-specific chaperone D — MVNLQEDPSKEDEPFGLGCALDYFSEYEDVLQMIENLKTLVEAARSEQEKAYEKFSFILSQYIEQPHLLDSHIDSILEKFISIVRNNRNSLYLKHVAFNYMFALVNVRGYKDIVKHLPHEVADFEPVLCFLEEQNARDSDTWTTRYILLLWLSIIIMIPFDLSRFDGFHESETGKRSVMDRVLDVIKMYAIVPDKCRDAAAFLSYKFINRNDVKEKHLVPFFDWVREQSLAQESNVFVKYGTLACIAMIIKHGKREDILPHAQKLLAWIINSEFKDSSGTNVQKLVYKIIQRIGLTFLPPQIASWRYQRGSRSLAANLNAAGDLSLNIEGNHSVERPEEAVDVPDEVEEVIDQLIQGLRCADGVVRWSAAKGVGRVTARLPKELADEVVGSVLELLGPRENDAAWHGGCIALAELGRRGLLLRERLPQVVPLILKALVYDEPKGYSSVGSHIRDAACYVCWSFARAYEPKDLAPYVRDLASTLLIVTCFDKEINCRRAASAAFQENVGRQGTFPHGIDILTTADFYAVSVRNNSYLSISVFIAQFDEYANPLIDHLVARKVDHWDCSIRELTAKALHNLTSQAPHYLIEKVLPKLFEKTESIDLNCRHGAVIAVGQIVYALSVLGDSSELRLTDALLGKIKDLIPKFRDNLYFRGLGGELMKQACADFIEKCSLSKLPYHSDVVIDYWLALLNESLSYEVANVRMIAVSALPVLLKEYYVSPDKSDVNTLLVKNYVAEMSMEVKQSSRMGHALALGSLPKHILRPNFRFVVDSLINCTKISTATAKWAESRRDGVKALTAIVSTMADEIGNDFNEDYITKIYITFFQGLKDYTQDKRGDIGAWVREACVTGLQVLTLLLSERCPQLLISDLMNKVLSQIAQQAVEKIDRTRALAGKVFYSFIYNNPRVPNIEHYDQLSLIFPKEECNMLNWNSAGSTFPKFVQLLQFPPYTYNVLLGLICSVGGLTESLVKSSGHSLFDYLKDQELLKGSQEIKRICETIIGIFVDNQKQDRITVPLFRFLDKLFDSGCITSIISDSSCDFSKRILKLVQLEISGCKDIYKLMDGINVLCQFIQIPGEICHTALVQISILLCHRQAYVRRSTAAKLYESLLVTGDSSSIPQDNMDEIMQVISDTNWEGALEEIKVTRNSLCQLMRVRLPTVVKKKAL, encoded by the exons AAAAGTTTATTAGTATAGTGAGGAACAATAGAAATTCCCTATATCTAAAGCATGTAGCATTCAATTATATGTTTGCACTTGTCAATGTTCGAGGGTATAAGGATATTGTAAAACACCTCCCTCATGAGGTTGCCGATTTTGAGCCAGTGCTCTGTTTCTTAGAGGAACAGAATGCTCGTGATTCTGACACTTGGACCACTAGGTATATCTTGCTTTTGTGGCTATCAATAATCATTATGATCCCCTTTGATCTCTCACGCTTTGATGGTTTTCATGAAAGTGAAACGGGCAAGAGATCTGTCATGGATAGAGTTTTAGATGTGATCAAAATGTATGCAATTGTTCCGGATAAATGCAGAGATGCAGCTGCCTTTTTGTCttataaattcataaatag GAATGATGTGAAAGAAAAGCATTTAGTGCCATTTTTTGATTGGGTCAGAGAGCAAAGTTTGGCACAAGAGAGTAATGTTTTTGTCAAGTATGGGACTTTAGCTTGCATTGCCATGATTATTAAACATGGCAAAAGAGAAGATATTTTACCACATGCCCAGAAGCTTCTAGCATGGATAATTAATTCAGAATTTAAGGACAGCTCTGGGACTAATGTTCAAAAActtgtatataaaataattcaaagaaTTG GCTTGACTTTTTTGCCTCCACAAATTGCATCTTGGAGGTATCAAAGAGGCAGTCGTTCCTTGGCAGCAAATCTGAATGCTGCAGGAGATTTGTCTTTAAATATAGAAGGTAATCACAGTGTTGAAAGGCCAGAAGAAGCTGTAGATGTTCCAGATGAGGTTGAAGAAGTAATTGATCAGCTTATACAGGGATTGAGATGTGCTGATGGTGTTGTTAG ATGGTCAGCCGCCAAAGGAGTTGGCAGAGTTACAGCTCGTCTACCTAAAGAATTGGCTGATGAAGTTGTAGGATCTGTTTTGGAATTATTAGGGCCTCGAGAAAATGATGCTGCTTGGCATGGTGGTTGTATTGCTTTAGCTGAACTAG GAAGACGAGGCCTTCTTCTCCGGGAAAGATTACCCCAAGTGGTGcctttaatattaaaagcCCTAGTTTACGATGAACCAAAGGGTTATTCTTCAGTAGGATCTCACATTAGAGACGCCGCTTGCTATGTTTGCTGGTCATTCGCACGTGCTTATGAACCTAAAGATTTGGCCCCTTACGTACGAGATCTTGCCAGCACGTTGCTAATTGTAACATGTTTTGATAAAGAG ATAAATTGTCGAAGAGCCGCATCAGCGGCTTTTCAGGAAAATGTTGGCAGACAAGGCACCTTTCCTCATGGAATTGATATCCTAACTACTGCCGACTTTTACGCTGTGAGTGTTCGCAATAATTCGTATTTAAGTATCAGCGTTTTTATCGCGCAATTCGACGAATATGCTAATCCCTTAATTGACCATTTGGTGGCCAGGAAAGTCGATCATTGGGATTGTTCTATTAGGGAGCTTACTGCAAAGGCTTTGCATAACCTTACGTCACAG GCTCCTCATTATTTGATTGAGAAAGTACTACCCAAGCTTTTTGAGAAAACTGAGAGTATAGATTTAAATTGCCGGCATGGGGCTGTTATTGCAGTTGGTCAAATTGTTTATGCTCTCTCCGTCTTAGGAGACAGTTCTGAGTTACGATTAACAGACGCTTTACTGGGGAAAATAAAGGACTTAATACCAAAATTCCGagataatttgtattttcgtGGTTTGGGTGGAGAGCTGATGAAACAGGCTTGTGCTGATTTCatagaaaaatgttctttgtCTAAGCTGCCATATCACAGTGATGTTGTTATTG ATTACTGGCTGGCGCTATTAAACGAATCACTCTCTTATGAAGTAGCCAATGTCCGTATGATCGCAGTGTCTGCTCTTCCAGTTCTCTTAAAAGAATATTACGTGTCTCCAGACAAATCGGATGTTAACACACTGTTGGTGAAAAATTATGTAGCGGAAATGTCCATGGAAGTTAAACAGTCGTCGAGAATGGGGCACGCTTTGGCTTTGGGGTCTCTACCAAAACACATTTTGCGCCCTAATTTTCGGTTTGTGGTCGATTCTTTGATAAATTGCACAAAGATTTCAACGGCTACTGCAAAATGGGCGGAGAGCAGGAGAGACGGCGTCAAAGCGTTGACTGCGATTGTGTCCACAATGGCAGATGAGATTGGAAATG attttaaTGAAGACTACAtcacaaaaatttacattacCTTCTTCCAAGGATTAAAAGACTATACTCAAGACAAAAGAGGCGATATTGGCGCATGGGTTAGGGAGGCTTGCGTTACAGGTTTACAG GTGTTGACTCTCCTACTTTCTGAACGCTGCCCTCAGTTATTAATCTCTGACTTGATGAATAAAGTTCTTTCGCAAATAGCTCAACAAGCAGTAGAGAAAATTGACCGCACAAGAGCTCTAGCTGGCAAAGTCTTTTATAGCTTTATTTATAA CAATCCACGAGTACCTAATATTGAGCACTATGATCAACTGTCTTTAATATTCCCTAAAGAAGAATGCAACATGTTAAACTGGAATTCTGCAGGATCGACATTTCCAAAGTTCGTTCAACTTCTACAATTTCCTCCCTACACCTATAATGTTCTATTAGGGCTGATATGCAGTGTTGGAGGGTTGACGGAATCATTG GTGAAAAGTTCTGGTCATTCGTTGTTTGATTATCTCAAAGATCAGGAACTTTTGAAAGGATCTCAGGAAATTAAACGGATTTGTGAAACCATTATTGGAATATTCGTAGATAATCAAAAGCAGGATCGGATAACTGTACCTTTATTTAGGTTCTTAGATAAACTTTTCGATTCAGGCTGCATAACGTCCATTATAAGCGATTCCAGCTGCGATTTTTCCAAGCGAATCTTAAAGTTAGTTCAACTAGAAATTTCTGGATGCAAAGACATCTATAAATTAATGGATGGTATAAACGTTTTGTGTCAGTTTATTCAG ATTCCTGGCGAAATATGCCACACAGCTTTGGTTCAAATAAGCATTTTGCTGTGTCATCGTCAGGCTTATGTGAGACGTTCTACCGCAGCAAAACTGTACGAGTCTCTGTTGGTTACTGGTGATAGCAGCAGTATTCCTCAAGACAATATGGATGAAATAATGCAGGTTATAAGCGACACTAATTGGGAGGGTGCGTTGGAGGAAATTAAGGTTACGCGAAATAGTTTGTGTCAATTGATGCGGGTGCGGCTGCCCACTGTTGTCAAAAAGAAAGCGTTGTAG